A window from Engraulis encrasicolus isolate BLACKSEA-1 chromosome 11, IST_EnEncr_1.0, whole genome shotgun sequence encodes these proteins:
- the LOC134458985 gene encoding small ubiquitin-related modifier 2-A-like, producing MKAYCERQGLTMRHIRFRYGGEAFYDTDTPAQLQMEDEEVIDVFRAFPYPMSLTNQNSEHINLKVVGPDGPVQFKLNLWTPLSKLMKAYCDRQGLTMRHIRFRYGGEAFNDTDTPAQLQMEDEDEIDVFRAFPYPMIIPRQRQGNLSE from the coding sequence ATGAAGGCCTACTGTGAGAGACAGGGCTTGACGATGAGGCACATCAGGTTCCGGTATGGCGGAGAGGCCTTCTATGACACGGACACACCTGCACAGTTGCAGATGGAAGATGAAGAGGTAATTGACGTATTTCGGGCCTTCCCTTACCCAATGAGCCTTACAAACCAAAACAGCGAGCACATCAACCTCAAGGTGGTTGGGCCAGACGGGCCTGTGCAGTTTAAACTGAACCTCTGGACACCTCTCAGCAAACTCATGAAGGCCTACTGTGACAGACAGGGCTTGACGATGAGGCACATCAGGTTCCGGTATGGCGGAGAGGCCTTCAATGACACGGACACACCTGCACAGTTGCAGATGGAGGATGAAGATGAAATTGACGTATTTCGTGCCTTCCCTTACCCAATGATTATCCCTCGTCAAAGACAAGGCAATTTGTCTGAATAG
- the txnl1 gene encoding thioredoxin-like protein 1 produces the protein MVGVKVIGQDSDFQSELTGAGSRLAVVKFTMAGCRPCVRIQPAFNMLSSKYPQVVFLEVDVHVCQATAAANNISATPTFLFFRNKVRVDQYQGADAAGLEEKIKQHVENDPGSNEDSDIPKGYMDLMPFVNKAGCECLNESDDCGFDNCLIKDTSFLESDCDEQLLITMAFSQPVKLFSMKLQSSEFAHAPKIVKIFINLPRSMDFDDAERSEATQQFDLAEEDYKEDGLIPLRYVKFQNVNSVTLFIKSNQGDEETTKINYLTFIGTPVQATNMNDFKRVVGKKGESH, from the exons ATGGTTGGCGTCAAAGTCATCGGCCAAGATTCAGATTTCCAATCTGAATTAACAGGCGCCGGCTCCAGACTGGCTGTGGTGAAGTTCACTATGGCAGG GTGCAGGCCTTGCGTCAGAATACAACCTGCTTTCAACATGTTGAGCAGCAAGTACCCTCAAGTTGTTTTCCTGGAAGTTGATGTCCATGTCTGTCAG GCCACCGCCGCTGCCAACAACATTTCTGCAACGCCAACGTTTCTGTTCTTCCGAAACAAAGTACGCGTTGATCAGTACCAAGGCGCTGATGCGGCGGGACTGGAGGAGAAAATAAAACAGCACGTAGAAAATGACCCGGGGAGCAATGAGGACTCAGACATTCCAAAGGGATAT atgGACCTCATGCCATTTGTAAACAAAGCAGGATGCGAGTGCCTGAATGAGAGTGATGACTGCGGCTTTGACAACTGCTTAATCAAAGACACATCCTTCCTCGAGTCTGACTGTGACGAGCAG CTCCTCATAACGATGGCCTTCAGCCAGCCTGTGAAGCTGTTCTCGATGAAGCTCCAGTCGTCTGAATTTG CACATGCCCCCAAGATTGTGAAGATCTTCATCAACCTGCCCCGCTCGATGGACTTTGACGACGCGGAGAGGAGCGAAGCCACACAGCAGTTCGACCTGGCCGAGGAGGACTACAAAGAGGATGGCCTCATCCCGCTGAGATACGTCAAGTTCCAGAACGTCAACAGTGTCACT CTATTTATTAAGTCAAACCAAGGAGACGAGGAGACAACAAAGATTAATTACCTGACCTTTATCGGAACTCCAGTACAAGCCACAAACATGAACGACTTCAAACGG GTTGttggaaagaagggagagagccaCTGA